A window of Roseiflexus castenholzii DSM 13941 genomic DNA:
CTACCAGCACTGCATGCCCGACATCCGACCCATGACAAAGCTGATGATCGCCGGCATGGAAGAACACCGGGCGGAAAGTGGGCGCGAGGAGCGGCGTTCGCTGCGCACCTACGGATTGAAACAGGGCGAACGCTTCTTCGATGTACCACTGCGCTCAGAGACACTCGGGTTACGCGGGCGCGTCGATCTGGTCATCGCCCTGCCCGACCGACAGCACGCAACCGAAGTCATCGTCGTAGAATACAAAAGCACCGAAGGCAAAGCCGGTCCGCACGTCAAACTCCAACTCACCGCGTATGCGCTCATGATCGAAGAAGCGTGGGGCGTGCCGGTCAAACGAGGATTCATCTACCACATGCCGGAGCACAAAGCCGAAGCAGTGACAATCAGCGCCGCGCTGCGCGAGCGTGTGTACACAACCGTTGCCACGATCCGCGAAACAGTCGATCACGAACGCATGCCTGCGCCGCCCGCCTCACGCCGACAGTGCGCCGTCTGTGAATTTCGCCGGTTCTGTAACGATGTCGTCTGAAGAGGTAAGGGGTCAGGGGTTAAGGATGAGGAGCAACACCTTTACAAGTGTAAGAATAAAAGACATTGTAACCCTGGCTCCTGACCCCCGCCTTTCAGCGACGCTCTCGCAACTCGCCGGTCACGTGTTCAAAACGCCGTCTTCTGTAATCGGCGTGTCAAGGATTTTTGCAGGCATTTTCCGCTTCAGAAAGAGAAGAATGATGCTTCGCAACTTGACGCGGTTTTCAGACAAGAATCGAGTTGCGAAACGCACCCATTCAT
This region includes:
- the cas4 gene encoding CRISPR-associated protein Cas4, translated to MSESTFEVTDLRQWAYCPRVVYYQHCMPDIRPMTKLMIAGMEEHRAESGREERRSLRTYGLKQGERFFDVPLRSETLGLRGRVDLVIALPDRQHATEVIVVEYKSTEGKAGPHVKLQLTAYALMIEEAWGVPVKRGFIYHMPEHKAEAVTISAALRERVYTTVATIRETVDHERMPAPPASRRQCAVCEFRRFCNDVV